In Clostridium ljungdahlii DSM 13528, the genomic window CATAAATTATATTACATCTGCTTGGCTTTTCATGTAATGCACCTCTTAGTTTAGTAGCAAGCATTACTTTACTTGTAAAGAAAGTGGTAAGCACATTTTTAACCATAGTATTATTAAACTTACTCTCTGGCATTTCTATAAGTATTGTTTTCCCTTCTTCCATGGCTTTTACAAAATCAATGTTGTTTTCAGGGATCATATTAAACATGTATTTGCAGTATATATTCTCTTTTAATAGGCTAACCCTGTCCAATATACCATCTATTTCATTGCGTTTGGTTCCAACTACCTCTCTTCTAATAACCTCTTTGGTCTTTCTGTCAGTTTCAGTTTCTACCTTGTCTATGCTCTCAAGAGCCTCAACCATATCTTCAAAATATTTAATGCCATCTTCACTCAAATTTTTATTAACATAGTCAATTAATTCATGTCTATAAGTGTGCTTTTCAAGGCACCTAATAACGTCACCTACTCCAGTTTTATTATGGAGATAAACTATGTTAGCTGCAGCATTTAAAACCCTTCTCATGTTACCTGTTAAGGGTAAACCATCTTTATTCATGGAATTAATTAAAGCTAGTGTCTGCTCTGCTTTCATATTAGCAGTTTCAAATCTATTGAATTCATTCTCCCCCTCGTACTGCACCTCATTAAATGCAAATGCCTGAAAGCACTCTTCTTTAGTTAAATCTAATTCAATAACATCTTTAGGATTCACAGCTTTTTTAACAGCATTACTAAGTTCGCAATTTTTAACATAATCTATAACTATATTAGATTCATGAACCTTATTTGCACATCTGCATAAATTAGCGATAAAATTTGTTTTTCCTGCACCCTGAGGAGCTAATAACATAAGAGCTAAATTAGCAGAATTATATTCCGTAGGCAGGAACGTATTAAAACTTTTACTATTGTATGTGGCAGATCCTAATTCTATATTTCCTTTTTGCAATTCTTCTGGTACATGGCTTTCCAAGACATCAACTTTAGTACTAATCTTATGCCTTTGCAGTAAATCTCTACCTGGTACCTGAATTAAATTATTGCACTCAGCTGTGCTCATTCTATTTGTAGATATTTTACTAAATTTATAACTGCCTATATTGATTTTAGTTTTATCCTTTAGCTTTTTATATTTAAGAGAATTATCCTGAGTTAAAGTTTGGTAGCTTCCCACTACTGCTAAAGCATTATTATGCTCTCTTAATTTATCATTGCTCTTGCTGCATACTACTATTTGAGTATCAATTACTGTAGTAGTTTCTTTCTTATGTGTAAATCTGCTTAAATTATCTAATTTACTGATAGATGTTACTGCAACTTCTGGATGAACCTTTTTAGACCTTTTTTCTTCACCTAAAACTTTGTTGAAAATATCAAAGATACAATCAATAATCTTTATGGATCCAATTAAAATATACTTAGATAAAAAAGTTAAATTTAATTTTTCTTTATCTACAGGTAAATCCTTTTTTACTTTTCTTATTGTTTGATTATATATGCCTTTCCATCTAGCCTGTGATGCTGGAATAAAGTTGTATAATATGTCTACCTTATCTCCTTTTTCCATAATGTCTTTTACATTTAAGATGTTACTAAGAGGTTCATTAGTCTTTTTATTGTATTTAAGGCTTAAAGCATCCTCTTTAGAATAAAATAGTTCGTATTTGTTACCTTCTGGTTCTAAGATATAGTCTACTTGTTTTACTTTAGACCTCTTCCAAACTTCACAGCATTTTTCAACAAATAATTTTTTATATTTCTCAGGGACTACTAGATAAAACTTGCAATCATCTGCGGCTATGCTAATAATAAGTGAAACTTTTTCAGGAAGCTGATAGGTAATTTTTAGACCTGATTTTTTTATATCACTTTGTAATCTTTGATATGGTAATCTGTACATATTAGCTATAGTCAAGGCTATAATCTCTGTATCGTAGTTTCTATTAGAAATCGAGGGTGTTATTTGAAGTGTTACATATTTAGGTTTGATTATTTCAAAGTATTCACTTAATTTTATTGTTTTAGGTTTTGAAAACTTAGAAATGAAATTTATCATAAATATATGCCTCCTATTTAAAATATTGGAGGTTTATCGTTTTATAATCTTATGCATCTTTATAGTGAAGCATTAATGGCTTGAATAATGCCATAAGCTAAAATACTTCCAGTAGCTATTTTTTTCCCTTTATTCCATCCTATTAGCCATGCCATAATAGACACTAAGCACAGCATTAAGCATATCTCTAAACTGTGTGCAACTAATCCTGACCACATCATCCAGGCTAATTGTTTCGGGTGAAATAAATAGTATGCTACTTTTGCCATAGTTTTAAAAAAATCTCCAGTGGTTTCACAAAATTCTTTTATAGATTTTATAGTTCCTTCATTTTCAGATGATGCCAATACCAAAAACTGATTTACACTCATTGTTTTTAACATTATTATCACCTATCCTTAAAATAGCCCTGTAACAAATTTAAAAGCTGATGGAAGCCCATAATCAGCACCTACTATTAATAATCCATATCCAACTTCTTTCCACGTTCCTTCGCCTTTAGCTGCCATTTTAGCTAATACCCTATAACTATACAGTAAAGCTAATCCTGCTACTATCTTTTGAATTATTCCAACTAATTTCCAAAACCCAGGTTCTAAAGTTGTAGATCCACTGGCTGCCATAACTTTTTCAGAATAAAGTATCAACGCCAGTGTGGTTGATGCGACTTTAAAATATTTTTCATTTATGTTAGATTTACTGGTTCTTTGGTACTGCTGTAAATATTCTGGAATGGAATATATTTCTTTTCTTTTTAATGCATTCAACATTTAAATACCTCCAATTGAATAGATATTGATTTCCTGGTAAAAATACTAAATAGTAAATTACAGGGAGTGATTTGATTATGGGATTTTTATTTTTTTGCTCAACAACATATGTTGTATTAGAGTTAGTTCAAGTTGCTGCAGGCGTAAAGTAAATTGTAAACATTCTGTAAAAGCAAACATATTAAGCAATAAAACAGGAAACTTTTTAAAAATAAAATCATACACTACTGGTGTGTAAGCTTTGTAAGTGGCTACGAAGTAACACCTATGAAGCTGGAGCATTAGTAGTGACTTTGGGTAAGTCTGTGATTTAAATCAGGCTTATTTTTTATATATTTCTTGTCAAGATTCACTAATCTAATAAGTTCACTTCCTTCTTTAGTTTTCATTCTCCACCGCTCATAGCTACCATATCTGTTTATAAATTCTGTTAATTTTACAGTAGTCCATCCTATAAAGTTTCCGTCATAAACTTCGATGATCTCTCCGAATGCTCCATATAGTAATTCCCCCTAAATCAAAAGTTAATATCAGTTCTGCCATTTTCTTTACTTTTAGTTACTTCTAAGTACTTTAGGTAATGTTCTAATGCGTCCTTAATAAAATCTGATTTTTCTTCTAAACTATTTACTGTTGTATAAAGTTTTAAGTCTCTGCTAGTTTGCTTAAAACTTACTGTTATTCTTAGCAAGTTTTACAACTCCTTTTCGATTTCTTTACTAATACTATACGCAGGGTTTACAAAAAAGTTTCCTATTTTGAACTAAAATATTTTATTTTGAACTTTTATCTATAAAAAAATAAAGGATACTACTTATCCAAATAAATAATATCCTCCATCTTTATGCCTAACTTTAAACTAATTTTATATAGAGTTTCTAGTGTTGGCTGCTCTTTATTATTTTCATATTTATTATATTGGACACGCTTTATGCCTAAAAATTCTGCAAAATCTTTTTGCTTTTTATATCCCAGTTTTAACCTTATTTCTAGTAACCTATTTTTAACCATATGAATCACCTCATAGTAGAATATGTAAGTATTCTATATTTGTACATATAATACCTTTTAGTTTACATGTATCAATTTCTAAAGGAATGTATGGGGGGTCTGAAGCACCGCTTATAGGAAAAGAGATTACATATTACGGTTAGGTGTGTTGAAGTATATCTATATTTGCAAAATATAAGTATAAAAACTTACCAGAATAAGTTTGTTAGAATAAGCAAAGGATATTGGTATAAATATAGTATTATTTATGCTAAGAATCCATAAAAATAGAATATATCTAAATTATAAACAATGTGATATTAAAAAGGAGGTGAATTTGGTGATAACTGCTAGAAAAGTAAAGTTAACTATAACTGAAAATAGGGAAGATGGGTATAATTTTATCCACAATGAATTAAGAGAGCAGAATCAAGCTTTGAATATGGCGATGAATCATTTGTACTTTAACTATGTAGCAAGAGAAAAAATTAAATTAGCAGATGAAACACATAAAATTAAGTTAGCGGAAGATCAAGGCTATTTAGATCAAAAATATACGGAGCTTAAAGAGGTTAAGACTGATAAGAAAAAACAAAATATTAGAAAATCTATTCAAGCTGCTAAAAAAAGATTGGAAACGCTAAGAAAAGCTGAAAATAAACAAGTAGCGGAGAAATTCAAAGAAATTATAGCTGCATCAGAAAAAACCAATTTAAGAGATTTTATAACGGATAACTTTAATTTAACTAGTGATACTAAAGACAGGTTAACTCAGAAGGTTTCAGCAGATTTTAAAAATGATATTGTAGATGTTTTAAGGGGTGAAAGAACTTTAAGAAGATACAAGAAAGGTAATCCATTATATATTCGCGGTAGAAATTTAACTTTCTATATAAAAGATGAGGAGTATTATATTAAATGGATGAAGAGTATTGTATTTAAATGTGTACTTGGAGTTAAAAAGCAGAATAGTTTAGAACTGCAAAAAACTTTAGACAAGGTTATAGAAGGAAAATATAAGGTGTGTGATAGTAGTATTGAATTTAAGCAAAATAGTCTTATACTTAACCTGACTTTAAATATACCAGTTTGTAACAGTTTTGACAAGGTTGAAGGCAGAGTAGTTGGAGTAGATTTAGGTATGAAAATACCAGCTTATGTTACTTTAAATGATAGTGATTATATTAGAAGGGCAATAGGTAGTATAGATGATTTCTTAAAAGTTAGAACGCAAATGCAAAGTAGAAGAAGAAATTTACAGAGGGCATTGAAGAGTACAAAAGGTGGCAAAGGTAGGGAAAAAAAATTAAAAGCATTAAATCAATTTGAAGTTAAGGAGAAGAATTTTGCTAAAACGTACAATAATTTTATTAGCAGCAATATAGTTAAGTTTGCATCAGATAACAAGGCTAAACAAATTAATATGGAATTTTTAAGCCTTTCAGAAACTCAAAATAAATCTGTTTTAAGAAATTGGAGCTATTATCAACTTCAGCAAATGATTGAATATAAAGCTAATAGAGTTGGAATTAAGGTTAAGTATGTTGATCCATATCATACAAGCCAGATATGCAGTAAGTGTGGTCATTATGAAGAAGGGCAAAGAGAAAAGCAGGAAGTATTTATTTGTAAGAATCCAGAGTGTAAAAATTTCAATATAGAAGTAAATGCAGATTATAATGCATCAAGGAATATTGCTAAAAGTAATAAGTATATAACTAAAAAAGAGGAAAGTGAGTATTACAAAATCAATTGAAATAATTTAAAGTTAATATGACGGGGCGATTTAGCGTCCCAAGTCTGAGGGCATTGGTAGTGTTAATGTAAATCCAAGGTATACCACTCGGAAAGGGTTAACTCTAGGCATTGTGTAACCGCCTAGACATTCCACAAAATATTAAAATGCAGTAAAGCTACTTTTTATATAATGTACTTTAAAGTATTCATTTTACAGGGCCATATAATTATTAGAAAGTTTAATATTTACATTACTGCAGGGTTACTGCAAAAATTTTAATTTTACAAATTATTAATATAGGAAAATCAAGGCTTAAGGACATATAAAAAATAGGGTTATATGTTAACTATGTGGTTTATGATATTAGCAATAAGATAGAAAATTACGAATTTAATATGATTAATTACATGATTTAAATAATAGATAGGTCTCAAGGAAAGGCTATCTATTATTTTTTTGAGGTTATTTATGTGTGCTTTAGAATAGGTGATACTTTGTTTATTTATAATGTTGTATATAGTTTTCTACTTATTTTTAAGTGGGTGGTAAAACACCACATACCTTTTACATTCTGTATAGAGCCATTTTAAGAACAATATTATATGGATATATGGATATTTTTAAATACAGGAAGGAAGTTATAAGAATAATTAATTTAAAAGGAAAAGCTTATGCTGTTGGGGCAAATGTTGTAAAATGTGTTGATATTTTTAGACCAAGCAAGTGCATTATTTAATATTGTGAAGGGGCTACCAAATTGGGAATAGCTTCAAAGGGAGGAAACATAGAAATACATATGAATCCGCTTCTTGCAGAGAAAGTACAGAGTAATTATAATGACGATGGTGTAGCGTAAAAAGGCGTTATAAGAGAAATAGAGAATTTAGAACATGAATTGGATTATGTGAGGAAAAAATATTTCAAAATAGGTCTAGGATAAGAGAATTAAGCAGGGGAACCTCTGAATTAGAAAAAGTCATTGTAACTCATCCGCTGTCAAAAGAATATATGGATTTTATTATTTACAGATACAAGTTAAATAAAGTGTCACCTGGATAGCTAATGAAATGTATGGAATGCTTAGGAGTACCGCTTATAGGAGAAGAAAAGAGGTTATAAATTACATAGGGGAGTTAGCTTAGTTAAGGTGTAACGGATTAATGAAATATAGAAGTTATAAAGGAGTTAGAGATACTTTAAGACAGAAATAAGTAGAATAATGACGAACGATAATTAGAGGATAGTATATTATATTGTAGAAACATTATATAAAAGGAGTGTGATATAATATGGCAAAAAGATTAACTGGTGGTGCAGGAACTGGCAAAAAGATAATGAAAAACTTGGATTTATTTAGTTATAAATTTAATAAAATAGAAGAGGACGATTATATATTTGATGTTAAATTTGGTAATCAGACAGGTAGTTTTGTAATAAATTATAATGAAAATAATATAATAGATGAAGGCTCAACGTTAAATATATATGGACTAGATAGACCTCTTGGAATTTATAATGATCCTAGTTTACGCCAAGTTGCTGAAATGTTAATGAATTATTATAAAAGCAATAAGGATGAAAATGAGAACAATTAATTTTGTCCTTATTTTTTGGCGACACAACAAAACAAGTAGGCAGGTGGTAACATTGTAGAGATGTCGATAGAGAAGTCCGAAAAGTGGCAAAGCATTTGAGATTTATAAAAAACGTAATAGAAATATTGCAAAATTTTTAAGCTTTTACTTATAATAATAATAGGATGAAAAAATAAATATAAATGAATGGAACATTCCAGATGAAAAAAGAATAATATAAACAAAATGATTAATAAAAGTAGTATTGGTAAAAATTAAAATATAAGTAGCTTAGTTGCATTTCTATTGTAGTATAATATAAATAAAATAAAGTAAATTCTTCAGGCTTAAGCAGGAGGCGAAAATTATGAATGGCCAGTATAAATTGTTTAAAATATTTGAATATCAAGAAACATTGCAGGTATTAAATGAATTATTTGGTAAACAACAAATATTAAATATAAATAGTAAGCTGATAGGAATACGTTATGATTATAGTAAGAATCAGTATGTAGATATTCTTAGGAAAGTAAATGATTTAAATATAGGCCAAAAAATAATTACTTCCAGGGCATTTATAAAAATGTTTAGAGCTTGTATAGAAAGACGATATTTTATAAAAAAGTTACAAATAATTGAATCAGTACCTGAAGATATGCAGCAATTTATTAACGATAATATACAAAAAATTAATTCAGAGAGTGAGTTTACTCATAAAATAAGATTAGCGAATTTTCTAATAAGTAAATTAAATTGGTTGAGGCGTATAGATGGTATAGATGTTAAGTTATTATCCTTTAGGATAAAGGGTAATAATAATATAAAAATAGGCGTCAGTATATTTAACAATGGCGTTATATCTGTAGATGATGATAGTATTCTTGATGAATTAGTAGAATTAATAAACAAAATAATTAAGTAAGGATATTTATATGAATAAAGCAATAAAAGCTAGAAATTTAATAGTTACAATTTTAAAAATTTTATTACCAGTATATAGTATTATACTAGTATGTTTTTTTAATATAATGCCAGTAACTTTTATGATGAATTTACTAAATATAAAGGGTAAATCTAATATTACTCCTGCTATAGAGGTTACTGCTACTACTGTAATTCTATCAGCTATAGTTTCATTAATATTTAATAAGATTTCCTTTAAAAATTCCTTTTTAGTACAAGCATATGATAATTTTATGGATGATGAATTAACACTTCCACTCGGAATGTATGAATCTGAATATTTAAATCAAAAATATAAATTATATATTAAAGTAGAATCAAAATATAGTAGTTTATTTATGAGAAAATTTATGGAATCAAGGGACTGTTTAGTTTTAAGAGTATGTTTGCCGAACTGGGTTTCCTATGAAATAGAGAATAAAGATGATTTAGGTGAAGATGTTGTAACAGAAAAGTCTAATCAAATAGTTGATATAAACATATCAAAGTATATGGGAGATGTATGTGCTCAAAAGGAAATAAGCTTTCCAATTATTTTAGAGCTTATGTCGAATTCATTAGAAACAAGAATTGGTGGACAAGTAATTGCTAAATATTATTTGGTAAAAAAAGATGGTACTTATTCTAAAGTATATTCGTTTATTTTTAGAATTATACAGTTTATAGTTATTTTTTTAAAATTTGATGTAAAGTGGGTTGATAAGAAAATTTCAACAAAATAATTAGTTATTGGAGGAATTATATGGATACTTTTTCAATATGGGAGTTTAATGAAATAGAAAAATTAGAAACTTCACAAGAAAAAATTGAAAATAATAAAGAAATATATGAAAATATAGAATGGGATGATGAACCACTTAAGATAGAAATAAAGCAGACTGATAATGGTGATGAGTTTAATAAGATTAAAACTTTAAATATTAATGGTGAAACAATAAGATATATTTCATTTGCAACTTCTGTTGATAGACCCAAAAATGTAACCTTAACTGATAAATGGTATTTGCCAGATGGCAAACTTAAACCAAGAAATGAAAGAGTGAGAACTATAAATTCAGATATAATATTATTTGAAAATGATGGTAAGGTATATGGAGTATTTTTTATAGGTATTAATGGAGCGAAACAGATAATATCAAAATTATTTTCAAAATCAGTTTGGGGAGAAGTTTCTAAATTGGAATTAGGAATAGATGATGATATGCTATTTTGGATGTTTAAAAGCTTTATAGATTTTGAAACAAAACAATTATCGGATAATGTACCTATTTGTATAACGGCTATAAGGAGTTATTTGGCTAAGACTAGGGATACACTTAATACGTTAAGGGGTAAAGGTGAAAAAATTTCGGCAATATTAGGGACATTAGCTTTCCTTTTTAATAATGATAAATTAAAATCAATTAGACCTGAGATACAATACAAAGGAGAGGTATTTTTGATTGAATTATCTTTAAGTGGTACATATAAATTAGATCAAACTGAGTATGAAGGCCAATTTATATCGTTAAAAGGAAATGAAAAAAGAGATGCTATAGTAATATATTTAATTATAGTTCTATTGCCTAAATTAGTTGATGCATATAAAGAAAATATAAAATCTAGTGAATGGTCAAGAGAATTAAAAATTGATTTTATAAAAAGGCTAGGTGTTATGATAAAAGAAAATGTTGATTCTGAACTTGAAGAAATGGAAAAAATTGAAATAGGGCATTGTGATACTAATTTAGATAAAAAATTAGTATCTGATAAAGACATAGATGCAGATATAGAAGAATTTGATAAAGATATAGAAGAATTTGATAAAGATATAGAAGAATTTGATAAAGATATAGAAGAATTTGATAAATAATTTAGCACAAATAAAGTTTGTTTTTTTATCTATAGTTTAATATAAACAAGAAGGGATAAGCATATAGCAAAAAACTTATGTAATAAAAATGTACACACATTTAAAATTTAATTTCAAAATTAGATAGTTGGCATTTTAGTAATAAGAATATATGAGTTATATGAGCAGTATGAAGGAGTTGAATATGTAAAATTAAAATATCTACGTTATAATATTTATATACTTGTGGTATGATATTAGTAATAAGAGGGTGGATTACGAATTTAATCTGCTTAATAGATTACATGATTTGAATAATAGATAGGTTTCGGAAAAGGCTATCTATTATTTTTTTTGGAATTATTTATGTTTACTTTAGTATCAGAGGAAATTTCATCTGGTTTTAAAGTAATTTTTATTGAAATATATTATAATTAAATAAGAAGAATTTAATATAGGGTATTTATGGAAGATATTCTATAATAAAAAGTCATATTATTTGTACTATGATCTATAAATTTATGAATGAAAGGTTTGACAATATAAATGGATAAAGATAAAGAACCTAGAGAAGGTGAAATATTATTTTATACAACAAATGATGGTAATATTAATTTAGGAGTTTTATTTTCGGATGAGACTGTTTGGTTAACTCAGAACCAAATGGCTGAACTTTTTAATAGGGATAAATCAGTTATATCTAGACACATAAAAAATATATTTGCAGAAGGTGAACTTAATGAAAAATCAGTTGTTGCATTTTTTGCAACAACTGCAGCTGATGGTAAAACCTATGATGTAGCTTATTATAATCTTGATGTTATTATATCTGTAGGTTATAGAGTTAAATCAATACAAGGTACACAATTTAGAATATGGGCTACTAAAACATTAAGAGAATTTATTATAAAAGGTTTTGTATTAGATGATGAAAGATTAAAAAATGGCGCTAATTTTGGTAAGGATTATTTTGATGAATTACTAGAACGAATTAGAGAAATAAGAGCCTCAGAAAGAAGATTTTACCAGAAAATTACGGATATATATTCAGAATGTAGCATTGATTATGATAAAGATTCTGAGACTAGTAAAAAATTTTATGCTACAGTTCAAAACAAGTTGCATTGGGCAATTACGGGACATACAGCTGCAGAAATTATTAGAGATAGAGCAGATGCAAAGAAACCTCATATGGGATTAACTACATGGAAAAATGCGCCTAAAGGTAAAATATTAAAAAGAGATGTTAGTATTGGAAAAAATTATTTAACTAAAAAAGAATTGTCTGAATTGAATACGGTGGTAACCATGTATCTTGATTATGCTGAACTTCAAGCATCAAGACATATACCAATGAAAATGAAAGACTGGGTGAATAAATTAGATGCTTTTTTAAGTTTTAACGATTATAAAATACTTAATGATTTAGGAACTATTTCTAATAAAGTAGCTAAGGAATTAGCAGAAGGAGAGTATAAGAAATTTAGAATAAGACAGGATAGGGAATACGAATCAGACTTTGATAAAACAGTTAAAAAATATTTAAAAAATAAACAATAGATTTATATTGCGTATATAGCCATTTTAAGAGCAATTTATAATTAGAAATGGAATTATGCCTATAAGCAATTTGATACTAACTATATAAGCTGTGTGGAAGATGGAATATATAAAATTATGTGTTATAAGATAAAATTTATAGATTTAAAATTGTAGTTAAAAAATGAATATGCTTTTATAAGTCATTGGTATCACAGTGATTGTATATATAGATAATTGTCCCCATATTGTCCCCAAAGTTTTAAATAAACATAAAATATAGTACTTTTAAATAATATATAATAACACCTAAACCATTGAGGTTAAAGCAATATAAAAAACACTAAAAAGTTATAAATTTTAAAAATCGAACCAGCGTGCCGGGGGTTCGACTCCTCTCTGACGCACCATAATCCATTCCAAACACTGACTTTCAGTGTTTTTTATTTTATCTAAAATTATAATTTCACCTCCAAAGTTTTGGACGAAGTATTTTAATATAAGGTTGAAATAAAGAGTGATACTTTGTAATAAAGTTTGTTCAAAATGTATTTGTATTTCCACGTAAAAAATTATAAATCTTAGTTCTATGTTTAGTATTATATAAATTACACATACTAATGGAGAAATCAATATATTAAATATAGAATGGAGGTTTGAAAATGAGGAAACTTGCTGAAGGAGAAATACTTTCATTAACAGGACTATTGAAGCTTGAGAGTGATGGATTAGCAGTTTCACGAGCAATGCAATCGCTTATAAAAGATGATGAATTAAAAAAGCAAGCAAAATCAGGTATATTGGCAGCTGAAGGTAGAATTAAAGGGTTGGAGCAATTTATTAATGAAAATGATGTTACAAGAAAATAAAGGAGGTAAAATTATATGGCAAGTATTTTAAACAACATAGTTAAAAATACTACTGATATAAATGACGAAGTTATATCAGGAAGTATGCTTTCTTCTGCTAAAGGTGCAGCAGATGCTTATTTGAATGCAACAATGACAAGTACAACACCAGAATTAAGAGCACTTTACTCATCTAGTCTTAATCAAGTAGTTGGTGGTCACTCAGCGCTTACTGAGTTGGTTATAAACAGAGGTTGGAATAATCCTTATGATTCACCTACTGAACAACTTTCAGATGTTGTAAATAAGGCTGAAACAACAGTTGAATAGATTAAAAAGAGTCTTAAAGAGTCATTTATATTGACTCTTTATTTTTTCGTGTCTAGAATACCACAGGCTTCATCCAACATCTTAAATTTAAAAACTTTTTAGAGAAAATAAATAGCTGTTATTCAACAGGGTTTGTTGCTATGGAATACAACTGCATAAATATCTGTATAGAATATTTTATGAGATATAAGTATAAAATATAGAGCAAGCGGATAGAGGTAATTTTATAATATGATTAGGAGGTAATTTATGTGGAAGGTAATACAAAATTATCAAGAAAAAAAGCTTATTTTGTGCCTATTATTATTATGATTGTGATGGGAATCGTTTTATTCCTTCCGGCAGGTACGTTAATGTTTTGGGAAGCATGGATTTATTGGTTAGGATTTTCTATAATTA contains:
- a CDS encoding helix-turn-helix transcriptional regulator; translation: MVKNRLLEIRLKLGYKKQKDFAEFLGIKRVQYNKYENNKEQPTLETLYKISLKLGIKMEDIIYLDK
- a CDS encoding RNA-guided endonuclease TnpB family protein, which produces MITARKVKLTITENREDGYNFIHNELREQNQALNMAMNHLYFNYVAREKIKLADETHKIKLAEDQGYLDQKYTELKEVKTDKKKQNIRKSIQAAKKRLETLRKAENKQVAEKFKEIIAASEKTNLRDFITDNFNLTSDTKDRLTQKVSADFKNDIVDVLRGERTLRRYKKGNPLYIRGRNLTFYIKDEEYYIKWMKSIVFKCVLGVKKQNSLELQKTLDKVIEGKYKVCDSSIEFKQNSLILNLTLNIPVCNSFDKVEGRVVGVDLGMKIPAYVTLNDSDYIRRAIGSIDDFLKVRTQMQSRRRNLQRALKSTKGGKGREKKLKALNQFEVKEKNFAKTYNNFISSNIVKFASDNKAKQINMEFLSLSETQNKSVLRNWSYYQLQQMIEYKANRVGIKVKYVDPYHTSQICSKCGHYEEGQREKQEVFICKNPECKNFNIEVNADYNASRNIAKSNKYITKKEESEYYKIN
- a CDS encoding virulence RhuM family protein yields the protein MDKDKEPREGEILFYTTNDGNINLGVLFSDETVWLTQNQMAELFNRDKSVISRHIKNIFAEGELNEKSVVAFFATTAADGKTYDVAYYNLDVIISVGYRVKSIQGTQFRIWATKTLREFIIKGFVLDDERLKNGANFGKDYFDELLERIREIRASERRFYQKITDIYSECSIDYDKDSETSKKFYATVQNKLHWAITGHTAAEIIRDRADAKKPHMGLTTWKNAPKGKILKRDVSIGKNYLTKKELSELNTVVTMYLDYAELQASRHIPMKMKDWVNKLDAFLSFNDYKILNDLGTISNKVAKELAEGEYKKFRIRQDREYESDFDKTVKKYLKNKQ
- a CDS encoding spore coat protein translates to MASILNNIVKNTTDINDEVISGSMLSSAKGAADAYLNATMTSTTPELRALYSSSLNQVVGGHSALTELVINRGWNNPYDSPTEQLSDVVNKAETTVE